One window of Quercus robur chromosome 12, dhQueRobu3.1, whole genome shotgun sequence genomic DNA carries:
- the LOC126709970 gene encoding exocyst complex component EXO70I-like — protein sequence MALNEEDTKLTQLEFACSDLKTLWQTSSKMEESLGKMDKKFDLLDETLSTASRRVSPLQSLAMATKALDIQINRAVTLALALLESFKVTDSLQLKLLELSSILSAETTPKKRLKKLLNYVDCVNQLNAAINSISQEGEPVIQKLQEVVEFLSRTKATNQDRTHRLRETLFTLKALYENEVDAMKFDGLLDEALLNLQDEYESILQLLRHQNIRAQVQVDDKEAEFVASDLGTELEVEVLQRISETLASNDCLDICIDIYLKVRYRRAAKALMRLNPDYLRTYKPEEIDAMEWETLETAISLWSQHLKLAVKTVLVSEKKLCSQVLGNIMDGVVWPLCFVKIADKIMAVFFRFGEGVARSSKEPHKLFQLLDMFDSLEKLKPEFSDTFEGEAGADICTRFRELTKLLVHGSSKVFWEFGLKIEGNSDAYPPPQDGSVPKLVRYAINYLKYLTTDAYKARMAMVLWTEQMWKVGTLSKPETDENLLQDAITKVMDALHRNIETKRLSYRDKILPHVFAMNTYWYIYMRTRNTELGKLLGDEYMKNKYKVVAEESAYMYQKQSWGQLVKLLDKEDLKRQSEEGLGSLARAKMEAFLKGFDEISQRHRGSYRIPDRNLREQIKESMIKLVVPVYTEFLNTFSAVLRGKLYVNPDQLQGLLGHIFDGSDAKLKRRDSKDRMVGVNSLSVEGEIMDFRRFRSISSNV from the exons ATGGCGCTCAATGAAGAGGATACAAAGCTTACCCAGCTGGAGTTTGCGTGTTCAGATCTGAAAACTCTGTGGCAAACCTCATCCAAAATGGAAGAAAGCCTTGGAAAGATGGACAAAAAGTTTGATCTTTTAGATGAAACTCTTTCGACAGCATCAAGAAGAGTATCTCCTTTACAGTCTTTAGCCATGGCTACCAAAGCCCTCGATATACAAATCAACCGAGCTGTTACTCTTGCTCTTGCTCTCCTGGAGAGCTTCAAAGTCACCGATTCTCTCCAGCTCAAGCTCCTCGAACTCTCATCAATCTTATCAGCAGAGACAACACCCAAAAAAAGGCTCAAGAAACTGCTCAACTATGTGGACTGTGTTAATCAGCTGAATGCCGCGATTAATTCGATCAGTCAAGAGGGAGAGCCGGTGATTCAAAAGCTTCAAGAAGTGGTGGAGTTTTTGAGCAGGACCAAGGCCACGAATCAGGATAGGACACATAGGCTCAGAGAAACTCTGTTCACTCTCAAAGCTCTCTATGAAAATGAGGTTGATGCGATGAAATTTGATGGGCTGCTTGATGAGGCTTTATTAAATTTGCAGGACGAGTATGAGAGTATATTACAGCTTTTAAGGCATCAAAATATAAGGGCTCAGGTGCAAGTTGATGATAAAGAAGCCGAGTTTGTGGCATCTGATTTGGGTACAGAGCTAGAGGTTGAAGTTCTACAACGAATTTCAGAGACTCTAGCTTCGAATGATTGCCTGGATATATGTATTGACATATATCTCAAG GTGAGATACAGAAGGGCAGCCAAAGCACTGATGCGGCTAAACCCAGATTACTTAAGAACCTACAAACCCGAAGAAATCGATGCCATGGAATGGGAGACCTTAGAGACAGCAATAAGCCTTTGGAGCCAACACTTAAAACTCGCAGTCAAAACAGTACTTGTATCAGAAAAGAAACTCTGCAGCCAAGTTCTAGGAAACATCATGGATGGAGTGGTGTGGCCACTATGCTTCGTGAAGATTGCAGACAAAATCATGGCAGTCTTTTTTCGATTCGGGGAAGGCGTAGCTAGGAGCAGCAAAGAGCCGCACAAACTGTTCCAACTATTGGACATGTTCGATTCCTTGGAGAAACTTAAGCCCGAATTCTCAGACACTTTCGAAGGTGAAGCTGGAGCTGATATATGTACTCGGTTTAGAGAACTTACAAAGCTACTCGTTCACGGTTCGAGTAAAGTGTTTTGGGAATTTGGCCTCAAAATCGAAGGCAATTCAGATGCTTACCCTCCACCACAAGATGGCTCGGTACCGAAACTTGTTCGATATGCAATTAACTACCTCAAATACTTGACCACAGACGCATACAAAGCACGTATGGCCATGGTTCTTTGGACAGAGCAAATGTGGAAAGTGGGAACTCTATCAAAACCTGAAACAGACGAGAATTTACTCCAAGATGCCATTACCAAGGTCATGGATGCACTTCATAGAAACATCGAGACCAAAAGGTTGAGCTACAGAGACAAAATCTTACCCCACGTATTTGCAATGAACACGTACTGGTACATTTACATGAGGACGAGAAACACTGAGCTAGGAAAGCTTTTGGGAGACGAGTACATGAAAAACAAGTACAAGGTTGTTGCTGAAGAATCAGCGTACATGTATCAGAAGCAATCGTGGGGACAACTTGTGAAGCTGTTGGATAAAGAAGACTTGAAGAGGCAGAGCGAAGAGGGTTTGGGAAGCTTAGCAAGAGCAAAAATGGAGGCATTTTTGAAGGGTTTCGATGAGATTTCACAGAGGCACAGAGGGTCTTATAGAATTCCTGACAGGAATTTGAGGGAACAGATTAAGGAATCGATGATAAAGCTTGTGGTTCCAGTTTATACTGAGTTCTTGAACACGTTCTCGGCTGTGTTACGAGGTAAGCTGTATGTGAATCCGGATCAATTACAAGGGTTGTTGGGTCATATTTTCGACGGTTCTGATGCGAAGTTGAAGAGGCGTGATTCCAAAGATCGAATGGTTGGAGTGAATTCGTTGTCTGTGGAGGGGGAGATCATGGATTTTCGACGGTTTAGATCAATTTCAAGCAATGTGTAA